In Alphaproteobacteria bacterium, a genomic segment contains:
- a CDS encoding ABC transporter substrate-binding protein codes for MRLFGLLIVMMLGIAMPGHAARVQEVAMRPPAAAKQSASEVISNFYRTLEVVMKEGDKLGFEGRAHKLEEAVTRTFSASDMTRVSYGPSWVQASPEQKDKLTRAFHNFTVANYASQFKTYDGEEFTVTGEKPAPNANQRIVETTLKSGKDTHQLNYLMVNNGNGWQVADVFVDGAISEMATRRSEFGSVIRASGADGLLNVLEQKSKQLAQ; via the coding sequence ATGCGCTTATTTGGTCTGTTGATCGTGATGATGCTTGGAATTGCAATGCCTGGCCATGCGGCCCGCGTTCAGGAAGTTGCGATGCGTCCACCCGCTGCAGCTAAGCAAAGTGCAAGTGAAGTCATCAGCAATTTTTATCGTACCTTGGAAGTGGTGATGAAAGAAGGCGATAAGCTTGGGTTTGAAGGCCGAGCACATAAACTGGAAGAAGCTGTTACGAGAACCTTCAGCGCAAGCGATATGACTCGCGTATCCTATGGTCCGTCATGGGTACAGGCTTCGCCGGAACAAAAAGATAAGCTAACCCGTGCTTTTCACAACTTCACCGTTGCGAATTACGCAAGCCAGTTCAAAACCTATGATGGCGAAGAATTCACTGTAACTGGTGAAAAACCAGCGCCAAATGCCAATCAACGAATTGTTGAAACCACATTGAAAAGCGGCAAAGACACTCACCAGCTCAATTACTTGATGGTCAACAACGGTAATGGTTGGCAAGTAGCCGATGTATTCGTGGACGGCGCGATTAGTGAAATGGCAACTCGCCGTTCCGAATTCGGTTCGGTTATTCGTGCCAGTGGCGCAGATGGCTTGCTGAACGTGCTGGAACAAAAGAGCAAACAGCTCGCGCAGTAA
- a CDS encoding glycosyltransferase, which translates to MKKRPSALRIIFVLAFVFMVNITLWGVINLSRDSSAWDGVIAGVSFTPYRDDHNPAKHNFPTPQEIEEDVRTVAPYVRSIRSYGATNGLETIPAAAKKYGLWVTMGSWYGTNAKENLAELNSLVELTNKNRNINRILVGNEAILRGDISVDEMVDMIHWIKRRVKVQVSTAEPWHVWLKNPRLAAAVDFITIHTLPYWEGKPANEAVAYALQRYDEVHTAFPSKHILIGEIGWPSKGQWIYGAEPSQVNQARFIRDFLNIATERKLDYIIVEAFDQAWKWEIEGTVGTGWGIWDNHRQQKFPLFGNVNERRNWPQACLIAMLLALLPIILFMRKAGHISWPGQAFFGLLIQGIFSVLVWSVLSAHGEVYTATIGFAWAGLVLFQLFLFAVLLVDGLEFTETVWTENWRRKVDVSGSDAHENARKVSIHIPCYNEPPQMVMETLDAIVAMKYPNYEVLVIDNNTKDEAVWKPVQDYCEKLGPRFRFYHLPKWPGFKAGALNFALEQTAQDAEIIAVIDSDYQVDSHWLSSLVPLFEKPNVGFVQSPQDYRDWEGDQFKTMCHWEYAGFFHIGMVQRNERNAIIQHGTMTLIRKTALQQVKGWAEWCICEDAELGLKLFEHKYESYYLSQSFGKGLIPDSFAGYKSQRFRWAYGAMQIMKRHLPLFAPGRRELTFAQKYHFIAGWLPWIADAANLTFVLGSLVWSILLFLELVEFPPEIFQWPTLAVFAFKILSGFMMYGLRVKIGWPERFGAAIAGTALSHVVGTAMLQGLFTSGKPFFRTPKCEDKPALYQGFAMARDEIIIFIGLLVCSIGLVMQYSAANNQALLWSGILIVQSLPYLSAIVLSFINVWPRRKPKNSIIVPATA; encoded by the coding sequence ATGAAAAAACGCCCATCTGCCTTACGCATTATTTTTGTGCTCGCCTTTGTATTTATGGTGAACATCACATTATGGGGCGTAATCAATCTCAGCCGCGACAGCAGCGCATGGGATGGCGTGATAGCTGGCGTTTCGTTTACCCCGTACCGCGACGATCATAATCCCGCCAAGCATAATTTTCCTACCCCGCAGGAGATTGAAGAAGATGTGCGCACGGTTGCGCCTTATGTCCGCTCTATTCGTAGTTATGGCGCGACCAATGGATTAGAAACTATTCCTGCGGCCGCCAAAAAATATGGTCTGTGGGTCACCATGGGCTCGTGGTACGGCACCAATGCCAAAGAAAACTTGGCAGAGCTGAACAGCCTTGTGGAACTCACCAACAAGAACCGCAACATCAACCGCATTCTGGTTGGTAACGAAGCCATTCTGCGCGGCGATATAAGCGTTGATGAAATGGTCGATATGATCCACTGGATTAAGCGCCGCGTGAAGGTACAGGTAAGTACCGCAGAACCTTGGCACGTATGGCTAAAAAATCCGCGTCTTGCGGCGGCTGTTGATTTTATTACCATCCATACACTGCCATATTGGGAAGGAAAGCCTGCAAATGAAGCTGTTGCCTATGCGTTGCAGCGTTATGATGAAGTGCACACCGCTTTTCCATCGAAGCATATATTAATCGGCGAAATTGGCTGGCCCAGCAAGGGGCAATGGATTTATGGCGCGGAGCCAAGCCAGGTCAACCAAGCGCGGTTCATCCGTGATTTCCTAAACATTGCGACCGAGCGAAAGCTGGATTACATCATCGTTGAAGCGTTTGACCAGGCTTGGAAATGGGAAATTGAAGGCACGGTTGGAACAGGGTGGGGTATTTGGGATAATCATCGCCAGCAGAAATTCCCGCTGTTTGGTAATGTGAATGAACGCCGCAACTGGCCGCAGGCCTGCTTGATTGCGATGTTGCTTGCGCTGTTACCTATTATTCTTTTCATGCGCAAGGCGGGGCATATTTCATGGCCGGGTCAGGCATTCTTTGGTCTGCTTATTCAGGGCATATTCTCCGTATTGGTTTGGAGCGTATTATCCGCGCATGGCGAGGTCTATACCGCAACCATTGGGTTTGCATGGGCAGGCCTTGTACTGTTCCAGCTGTTTTTATTTGCTGTTTTGTTGGTGGATGGATTGGAATTTACGGAAACCGTATGGACCGAAAATTGGCGCCGCAAGGTTGATGTTTCAGGCAGTGATGCGCATGAAAATGCCCGCAAAGTTTCCATTCACATACCCTGCTACAATGAACCACCGCAGATGGTTATGGAAACACTTGATGCTATTGTGGCGATGAAATACCCAAATTACGAAGTGCTGGTGATTGACAACAACACCAAAGACGAAGCGGTATGGAAGCCTGTGCAGGATTATTGTGAAAAACTTGGCCCGCGTTTCCGTTTTTATCATCTGCCCAAATGGCCTGGCTTCAAGGCAGGGGCACTGAACTTTGCGCTCGAACAAACTGCTCAGGATGCAGAAATCATCGCGGTTATCGACAGTGATTATCAAGTAGATAGCCATTGGCTGTCATCGCTTGTCCCATTATTTGAAAAGCCGAATGTCGGATTTGTGCAATCGCCGCAGGATTACCGCGATTGGGAAGGCGACCAGTTCAAAACCATGTGCCATTGGGAATATGCGGGCTTCTTCCATATCGGCATGGTTCAACGTAATGAACGTAATGCGATTATCCAGCATGGTACGATGACGCTTATCCGTAAAACCGCATTGCAGCAGGTAAAGGGTTGGGCCGAATGGTGTATATGTGAAGATGCCGAATTGGGCCTGAAGCTGTTCGAGCATAAATATGAATCCTATTATCTATCGCAAAGTTTTGGTAAAGGCCTTATCCCGGATAGTTTTGCGGGCTATAAATCACAGCGTTTCCGCTGGGCTTATGGCGCGATGCAGATTATGAAACGGCACTTGCCGTTATTCGCGCCCGGCCGTAGGGAGCTAACCTTCGCGCAGAAATACCATTTTATTGCGGGCTGGCTACCATGGATTGCTGATGCAGCAAATTTGACGTTCGTATTGGGTTCGTTGGTTTGGTCAATCTTGCTGTTTCTTGAACTGGTGGAATTTCCACCAGAAATTTTTCAATGGCCGACGCTCGCGGTATTTGCATTCAAAATCCTGAGCGGATTCATGATGTATGGCCTTCGTGTAAAAATTGGCTGGCCTGAACGCTTTGGTGCGGCAATCGCAGGCACCGCGCTCAGCCACGTGGTAGGCACGGCCATGTTGCAGGGCTTGTTTACTAGCGGCAAGCCGTTCTTTAGAACACCTAAATGCGAGGATAAACCCGCGCTCTATCAAGGTTTCGCGATGGCCAGAGATGAAATCATCATCTTTATTGGCCTGCTGGTGTGCTCCATTGGCCTTGTGATGCAGTATAGCGCTGCGAATAATCAGGCCCTGCTGTGGTCGGGTATTTTAATTGTCCAGAGCCTGCCTTATCTTTCGGCGATTGTGCTTTCGTTTATTAATGTTTGGCCACGTCGTAAGCCAAAAAATAGCATAATTGTGCCTGCAACTGCGTAA
- a CDS encoding DNA recombination protein RmuC, which produces MNFPIEWVACGLGGIVVGFVIATLLQSFNRKRLSEQFKALSNEALTQNLDVLLNLAKNELSHERENTRADWEKRTSSVAEMLKPLEMRLTQLHTQTGEMEKARIGAYEGLKQHLSQMSETQTQLRFETIQLKQALRKPEGRGRWGEMQLKRVLEMSGMISHCDFTEQTNTTTQDNKRLRPDVIVHLPGNRQIVIDCKTPLEALLDATSAEPEQILLTHQRHARHLRDHVKSLSQKAYWDQFDETPDFVVMFVPGEHFLSIALQNDPELFDFAFSNKVILATPINLIGLLKTIAHAWRQEKLADQAQKIAGLGKDLYEAMASFATHFENIGDNLRKTVEHYNRSVGSFESRVFSRARRLADEYSIDSDKKIDVLETVDIAPRQLTITEDDVFAPQIPNKKQEVA; this is translated from the coding sequence ATGAACTTTCCAATTGAGTGGGTTGCATGTGGTCTTGGCGGAATAGTTGTTGGGTTTGTGATTGCAACACTTTTGCAAAGCTTTAATCGCAAGCGCCTTAGCGAACAATTTAAAGCGTTATCAAATGAAGCATTGACACAAAATTTAGATGTATTGTTGAACCTAGCAAAAAATGAATTGTCGCATGAACGTGAAAATACGCGTGCCGATTGGGAAAAGCGCACCAGCAGCGTTGCGGAAATGCTTAAACCGCTGGAAATGCGACTAACGCAATTGCACACGCAAACAGGCGAAATGGAAAAGGCACGTATCGGCGCTTATGAGGGATTAAAGCAGCATCTAAGTCAGATGTCAGAAACCCAAACGCAACTGCGTTTTGAAACAATACAATTGAAACAAGCGCTGCGTAAACCGGAAGGTCGGGGGCGCTGGGGTGAAATGCAGTTGAAGCGCGTGCTTGAAATGTCAGGTATGATTTCGCATTGCGATTTCACCGAACAAACCAATACCACAACGCAAGATAACAAACGCCTACGCCCGGATGTAATTGTGCATTTGCCCGGCAATCGCCAAATTGTGATTGATTGTAAAACCCCGCTGGAAGCATTGTTGGATGCAACAAGTGCAGAACCTGAACAGATTTTACTAACCCACCAACGTCATGCGCGACATTTACGCGACCATGTGAAAAGCCTCAGCCAAAAAGCCTATTGGGATCAGTTTGATGAAACGCCTGATTTTGTGGTTATGTTTGTGCCGGGGGAGCATTTTTTGTCAATCGCACTACAAAACGACCCTGAGCTCTTTGATTTCGCATTTTCCAACAAGGTAATTCTGGCAACGCCAATTAATTTGATTGGTCTATTAAAAACGATTGCCCATGCGTGGCGTCAGGAAAAGCTGGCAGACCAGGCACAGAAAATCGCTGGTCTTGGAAAAGATTTGTATGAAGCGATGGCATCTTTTGCAACGCATTTTGAAAATATTGGTGATAATCTGCGAAAGACTGTAGAGCATTATAATAGGTCTGTTGGTTCGTTTGAGAGCCGTGTCTTTTCCCGTGCGCGCCGCCTAGCCGACGAATACAGCATTGATAGTGATAAGAAAATTGATGTCCTCGAAACGGTGGATATTGCCCCACGGCAATTAACTATAACGGAAGATGATGTATTTGCTCCGCAAATACCCAATAAAAAGCAAGAAGTTGCCTAA
- the def gene encoding peptide deformylase: protein MVLKLRIVPDPVLRKLADPVKTVDREVSRFMHEMLETMYASAGVGLAAPQVGELKRVIVVDVEEEQNAAKAFMMADPEITWRSEELFTYREGCLSIPGQYAEVTRPKHIKVSYTDVNNKRIEMEAQDLLSTCIQHEIDHLNGVLFVDHVSKLKRDMMLKRVEKAQRLAAEEKQDGKAL from the coding sequence ATGGTTTTGAAACTACGTATCGTACCTGACCCTGTTTTGCGCAAGCTTGCGGATCCTGTGAAAACGGTTGACCGCGAGGTGAGCCGCTTTATGCACGAAATGTTAGAAACCATGTATGCTAGCGCAGGCGTTGGTCTGGCTGCGCCACAGGTTGGTGAATTAAAACGCGTAATCGTGGTTGATGTGGAAGAGGAACAGAACGCCGCTAAGGCTTTCATGATGGCGGATCCTGAAATCACATGGCGAAGTGAAGAATTATTTACCTACCGTGAAGGCTGCCTTTCCATCCCCGGCCAATATGCTGAAGTTACACGCCCGAAACACATTAAGGTCAGCTATACCGATGTGAACAATAAGCGTATTGAAATGGAAGCCCAAGATCTGCTTTCTACCTGCATCCAGCATGAAATTGACCATTTAAATGGTGTGTTATTCGTTGACCATGTATCAAAGCTGAAACGCGATATGATGCTGAAACGCGTTGAAAAAGCGCAGCGTTTAGCCGCAGAAGAAAAGCAGGATGGTAAGGCGCTATAG
- the fmt gene encoding methionyl-tRNA formyltransferase produces MVTASKPLRIIFMGTPEFSVGALNTLRGAGHDIICVYSQPPRPANRGHAVQKSAVHQAAEAHGIEVRTPLSLKVPEEQKAFADLNADVAVVVAYGLLLPKPVLDAPRYGCINIHASLLPRWRGAAPIQRAILAGDADSGITIMQMDVGLDTGAMWLKRSVPITTQTTAGALHDELSKLGAEMIVEALPQIASGSIKPIPQPEAGVTYATKLTKDEGRINWQESAAEIERKLRGLSPWPGVYFESKGERIKVLEAAVVFGMHGAAGTLLKDDFTVACGEDAITLTKVQRQGRSATDGASFLRGFSVKVGELL; encoded by the coding sequence ATGGTCACAGCATCTAAGCCCCTTCGTATTATATTCATGGGAACGCCGGAGTTTTCCGTTGGCGCGCTGAATACGCTGCGTGGGGCTGGGCACGATATAATATGCGTGTATAGCCAGCCGCCGCGCCCAGCAAATCGTGGTCATGCAGTACAAAAATCAGCAGTGCATCAGGCCGCCGAAGCGCATGGTATTGAAGTGCGTACACCGCTTAGTTTGAAAGTACCCGAGGAACAAAAAGCCTTTGCAGATCTGAATGCAGATGTTGCGGTGGTGGTTGCGTATGGGCTTTTGTTGCCCAAACCCGTACTTGATGCGCCGCGCTATGGCTGTATCAATATTCATGCGTCTTTATTACCGCGTTGGCGCGGGGCTGCGCCCATTCAGCGCGCGATACTGGCAGGGGATGCCGATAGCGGTATTACGATTATGCAGATGGATGTCGGGCTTGATACCGGCGCGATGTGGTTGAAGCGCAGCGTGCCCATCACCACCCAAACTACAGCTGGCGCCTTGCATGATGAATTGAGCAAACTAGGCGCGGAAATGATTGTCGAAGCCTTGCCGCAGATTGCCAGCGGCAGCATCAAGCCAATCCCGCAGCCTGAAGCAGGTGTTACCTATGCAACCAAGTTGACCAAGGATGAAGGTCGCATCAACTGGCAGGAAAGCGCAGCAGAAATTGAACGCAAATTACGTGGTTTGTCGCCATGGCCCGGTGTTTATTTCGAAAGCAAGGGCGAGCGTATCAAAGTTCTGGAGGCGGCCGTGGTCTTCGGCATGCACGGCGCAGCAGGTACTTTGCTAAAGGATGACTTCACGGTTGCTTGCGGCGAAGACGCGATTACCCTCACGAAGGTGCAGCGCCAAGGCCGTAGTGCAACAGATGGCGCATCGTTTCTGCGCGGGTTTTCTGTTAAAGTGGGCGAATTATTATAA
- the truA gene encoding tRNA pseudouridine(38-40) synthase TruA produces MQRWKLTVEYDGAGFSGWQLQKDARSVQGTIEEAIKKFCDEDVRIHVAGRTDAGVHALAQVCHADIDRPTDADTVRDAINYYMRHHPVIVLKAEPVTTDFHARFSAVSRNYMFRVINRPRPLTIDRGYAVHFYKPLTLKPMQEAAALLLGHHDFTSFRADGCQSPSPMKTMLDARVEQNGEEFRFHFGAKSFLYHQVRNMVGTLFFVGTGQWSVEEFKRAFEAKERAKAGPTAPPHGLYFTGVTYK; encoded by the coding sequence ATGCAACGCTGGAAACTTACTGTAGAATACGATGGCGCAGGCTTTTCCGGCTGGCAGTTGCAAAAAGACGCGCGTTCCGTTCAAGGCACAATTGAAGAAGCAATAAAAAAATTCTGTGATGAAGATGTACGCATTCACGTAGCTGGCCGCACCGATGCAGGCGTTCATGCACTGGCGCAGGTGTGCCATGCGGATATTGACCGCCCAACGGATGCGGACACTGTGCGAGACGCGATTAATTATTACATGCGGCATCATCCTGTGATTGTGCTAAAGGCGGAGCCCGTAACTACTGATTTTCATGCGCGGTTTTCTGCCGTATCACGCAATTATATGTTCCGCGTAATTAACCGCCCGCGTCCGCTGACCATTGATCGTGGCTATGCCGTGCATTTTTATAAACCCCTAACATTAAAACCGATGCAAGAAGCGGCCGCGCTATTACTTGGCCATCATGACTTCACATCTTTCCGCGCTGATGGGTGCCAATCTCCATCACCGATGAAAACCATGCTTGATGCACGGGTTGAGCAAAATGGCGAGGAATTTCGTTTCCATTTTGGTGCTAAGTCGTTCCTCTATCATCAGGTAAGAAATATGGTTGGAACACTGTTCTTTGTTGGAACAGGGCAGTGGAGCGTCGAAGAGTTCAAGCGCGCCTTTGAAGCCAAGGAACGTGCCAAGGCAGGGCCAACCGCACCGCCCCATGGCCTATATTTTACAGGCGTTACCTACAAATAA
- a CDS encoding secretin N-terminal domain-containing protein — protein sequence MRFWALLLLLLLPVTACNEMQLDKIDPVMDLNRDDYRDLRREREQADGPPIPYVPFKSNRQAKNKIANDKIISISITEKVPVKDVLQELASKAEVNLELDPRITGGVIFTAIRQPFSKVLDRLCSMAGLRYTVEDNFLRIELDEPYIKSYPIDYLTLIRKSNSEIGIATNVFSSIQGTGRNSNVNNGSDVTSGNNSTTKVETQAIADFWGEIETNIEAIMTNTKGARTMRVDSDTAKELKQEGISPTKAFAVNKQAGLISVFGNERQHKAVEAYLGKIKHNVNSQVLIEARIMEVELNEDYKSGINWRTLLNNTANVAARFGPVAAGAPFATAGTATDGVVTLSLKDSDFGGILNFVRSFGTSRTLSSPRLTVLNNQPAVLKVARNEVYFTSTIETTPIIGTNGGSPVGVTRTVNSTPNTVPVGFLMTVQPSINENRDEVTLNLRPTVSFIVDRVEDPGVKIAAADANVPEVSSSVPVVAVREMDSVLTLKSGTVAVMGGLMQDSSGNLEKGVPFVDDVPIVGNLGKSRSNSSKLTELVILLRATVVNDGVKPDDADAELYHKFNHDRRPLPIARNKPRDRDDDEIDGQFVDDGKVPLPQAASIQAVDVLDESETTAQALPVRKAAKPLAQHKKKHKVKKHKKKKHSKH from the coding sequence ATGCGTTTTTGGGCTCTGCTTTTACTTTTACTTCTTCCGGTTACAGCCTGTAACGAGATGCAGCTGGATAAAATCGATCCTGTAATGGATTTGAATCGCGATGATTATCGCGATTTGCGCCGCGAGCGCGAACAAGCCGATGGCCCGCCCATTCCCTATGTTCCTTTTAAATCAAACCGTCAGGCAAAAAATAAAATTGCTAACGACAAAATCATTTCTATTTCAATCACTGAAAAAGTTCCGGTCAAAGATGTGTTGCAGGAACTGGCAAGCAAGGCAGAAGTAAATCTGGAGCTTGATCCGCGTATCACTGGCGGCGTGATTTTTACCGCCATTCGTCAGCCTTTTTCAAAAGTGCTTGATCGTTTGTGTAGCATGGCTGGCCTGCGTTACACGGTTGAAGATAATTTCCTGCGCATCGAACTTGATGAACCGTATATCAAAAGCTATCCGATTGATTATTTAACCCTTATCCGTAAATCAAACAGTGAAATCGGCATTGCAACCAATGTATTTTCCAGCATTCAGGGCACAGGCAGAAACAGCAATGTAAATAATGGAAGCGATGTCACTAGCGGCAATAATTCAACAACCAAGGTAGAAACACAGGCGATTGCCGATTTTTGGGGCGAAATTGAGACGAATATTGAAGCGATTATGACGAATACTAAAGGCGCACGAACCATGCGCGTTGATAGCGACACGGCGAAGGAATTAAAACAGGAAGGCATTTCACCAACTAAAGCCTTCGCGGTAAACAAGCAGGCCGGATTGATTAGTGTCTTTGGTAATGAACGCCAACACAAAGCGGTTGAAGCTTATCTTGGAAAAATAAAGCATAACGTAAATTCGCAGGTTCTGATTGAAGCGCGAATTATGGAAGTAGAATTAAATGAAGATTACAAAAGTGGCATTAACTGGCGCACCCTATTAAACAACACGGCAAATGTTGCGGCGCGTTTTGGTCCTGTTGCAGCAGGCGCTCCTTTCGCAACTGCTGGAACCGCGACTGACGGTGTTGTGACGTTATCGCTTAAAGATAGTGATTTTGGTGGTATTCTGAATTTTGTGCGCAGCTTTGGTACGTCGCGCACGCTATCCAGCCCACGTTTAACAGTGCTCAATAACCAGCCTGCCGTTTTAAAGGTTGCGCGCAACGAGGTCTATTTTACATCGACCATTGAAACAACGCCGATTATCGGTACGAATGGCGGCAGCCCCGTGGGGGTAACACGTACCGTAAACAGCACACCAAACACGGTACCCGTTGGGTTTTTAATGACCGTGCAGCCATCGATTAATGAAAACAGAGATGAAGTGACGCTGAATTTGCGTCCAACCGTTTCTTTCATCGTTGACCGTGTGGAAGACCCCGGTGTGAAGATTGCCGCGGCGGATGCCAATGTGCCAGAAGTATCATCATCCGTTCCTGTTGTTGCGGTACGTGAGATGGATAGCGTGCTTACCCTTAAATCAGGCACGGTGGCGGTGATGGGTGGCCTTATGCAGGATTCATCCGGCAATCTTGAAAAGGGTGTGCCGTTTGTTGATGACGTGCCGATTGTCGGCAACCTTGGAAAATCGCGTAGCAATTCATCGAAGCTGACGGAGCTAGTCATTCTACTGCGGGCAACGGTTGTGAATGACGGAGTAAAACCGGATGATGCCGATGCAGAGTTATATCACAAATTCAATCATGACCGTCGCCCATTGCCGATTGCACGCAATAAACCTCGTGATAGGGATGATGATGAAATTGATGGTCAGTTTGTGGATGATGGAAAAGTGCCGCTGCCCCAAGCTGCTTCAATCCAAGCCGTAGATGTTCTGGACGAAAGCGAAACGACAGCCCAAGCGTTGCCTGTTAGAAAAGCAGCCAAACCACTGGCCCAGCACAAGAAGAAACACAAAGTCAAAAAGCACAAAAAGAAAAAGCATTCCAAGCACTAA